In Haliaeetus albicilla chromosome 3, bHalAlb1.1, whole genome shotgun sequence, the following are encoded in one genomic region:
- the LOC138684632 gene encoding feather keratin-like produces MACYDLCRPCGPTPLANSCNEPCVQQCQDSRVVIQPSTVVVTLPGPILSSFPQSTAVGSSSSAAVGNVLSSQGVPISGGFGGLGGYGFGGLGCFGGRRGCNPC; encoded by the coding sequence ATGGCCTGCTACGACCTCTGCCGCCCCTGCGGACCCACCCCGCTGGCTAACAGCTGCAACGAGCCCTGTGTCCAGCAGTGCCAGGACTCCCGCGTCGTCATCCAGCCTTCTACCGTGGTGGTCACCCTGCCAGgacccatcctcagctccttcccccagagcACCGCCGTCGGATCCTCCTCATCGGCTGCCGTGGGCAACGTCCTCAGCTCCCAGGGAGTGCCCATCTCTGGTGGCTTCGGAGGCCTGGGCGGCTACGGCTTCGGAGGCCTGGGCTGCTTCGGCGGCAGAAGAGGCTGCAACCCCTGCTAA